In one Winogradskyella sp. MH6 genomic region, the following are encoded:
- a CDS encoding GatB/YqeY domain-containing protein, with amino-acid sequence MSLQDNVMTAMKAAMKEKNQTALAALRAVKSEILLAKTASAGTDELTEEQEIKILSKMVKQRKDSAAIFHEQGRDDLAQPELDQAEVISQFLPEALSEEEIEKVVVSTIESIGAEGMKDMGKVMGIVSKELAGKADGKTISTIVKAKLS; translated from the coding sequence ATGAGTTTACAAGATAACGTAATGACTGCGATGAAGGCAGCTATGAAAGAAAAGAATCAAACAGCTTTAGCAGCTTTAAGAGCTGTAAAATCTGAAATTTTATTAGCCAAAACAGCATCGGCCGGAACTGATGAGTTAACCGAAGAACAAGAGATTAAAATCTTGTCTAAAATGGTGAAGCAACGTAAAGATAGTGCTGCCATTTTTCATGAACAAGGAAGAGATGATTTGGCGCAACCAGAGTTAGACCAGGCAGAAGTGATAAGTCAATTTTTACCAGAAGCTTTAAGCGAAGAAGAAATTGAAAAAGTAGTGGTGTCGACTATAGAAAGTATAGGAGCAGAAGGCATGAAAGATATGGGAAAGGTTATGGGTATTGTCAGTAAAGAATTAGCAGGTAAAGCAGACGGCAAAACAATTTCTACGATTGTAAAAGCTAAGCTGTCTTAA